TATTGTCTGTTTTGAGACGAGCCTGCCTCAAAAGTATAACTTTTGGGCGGCTTTTTTTGTTTATATGTTTTAGTAGCAGTGAGGTGCGAATTGTGTTGGTTAGTTGATCGCTTGTACCGAAATGCTAATATAGGATGAAGAAATGCCGTTATATTTGCTAAAAAGCACATATGCTTTAGTGCTCCTAGAAACAGCTAATTTATCGAGAGAAAATTTTAAAGACGACATTGCGACTGTAGAAGGTGCGGAGTGAAAAGAAGTGAATGCTGAAAAAAGAAGCAGGAGGGAAAATGATATCCTGCTTCTTTTTTATTTGGAAATAAATGGGTTGTTTTGAAAATAAAATCGCCAAGGGTAATGGACAGCTTCTTCTGCGTAATCAATATTAATGCGCGGGCCTTTTACTATTTCATATTGAGAAGAGAGGTGCTGTGATTCAGGCACTAATTCAATATATAGTTTGTCTCCTTGTAAAGAGAGTCCACGTTCTTCTAACGTAATGTTAAGCGCGCGGCATAACTTACCAGGTCCATTCGTCAAATTTTTATATTGTGTTTTCGTCAGTTCCATCTTTCCATATCGTGCCAGTTTCATTTCTTTTACTCCCTCGGCTGGCTCTAATGCCCGAATGAGAACGCCTTGGGGGATACCAACTGGTGCGGTAATTACATTAAAACAATGATACATACCGTAAATAAGATATACATAAGCATGTCCTGGTGCACCAAACATAATTTCCGTTCGTTCTGTTCGTCGCCCTCCATAACTGTGTGCGGCTTTATCATCCGGTCCTTTATATGCTTCTACTTCAACGATATATCCGCTTCGTTTCACTCCATCTACGATATGGACAAGTTTCTGTCCAAGCAATTTTTTCGCAACGTCCAATGTATCACCTTCATAAAAGGGAGGAGGTGCTTTCATGTTCATCGCTCCTTTCTTGATGATATATGTTTTTGGTACCTGTAAAAGCTCGATTCGCAAGAGAGTCTAATTCGTGAGAGATGAAGAAACTTTTCATAAATGAAGGTTTCTCTTTATATTAAACCAAATTTATAGTAGTAATTCTAACTCGTTCTATTTCGCATATTTCTTTCATAAATTATGGATAGGGTAAAGCAGCTAAGAGGAGGAATGTGTCATGATTTATCGCTTATTGGCTCTTAATATAGATGGGACGCTATTACAGAACAATGGTAAAATCCCAAAAGGCACAAGAGAAGCCGTTGATTTTGTAAAAAGAAAAGGCGTATATGTGACATTATTTACAAATCGTAATTTTCAATCGGCTCATAAAATAGCGAAATCTTTAAAGTTAGATTCTATATTAGTTACGCATGGTGGCGCGTTTATTTCAGCAACATTAGATAAGCCATTCATGCAAAAACGACTATCTGAAGAAAAGACTTTTAATATTGTGCAAGTATTAGAACATTTTGAATGTAATATTCGGATTTCACATGAGCGCTTTTCAATTGGGAACAGGGAACGCAATACCCCAAATTTAATTGCGCGCACTGTGTTATCGAGTGCAGACCCGCTCTTTTATCCCGTTCAATTTGTCGATTCATTAGGGGATGCGCTGCGCGATCATCCTGTGGCAGCTCCTAAAATTGATGTCATCTTTCATAGCCAGGGAGAAAAGGAACGAGCGTTTAAGACATTGCAGAAAGCATTTGCAGATATAGAATATGTGGAGTGTGATACAAGAAGGTTAGAAATCCTACCGTCTCATGTATCAAAATTAAGTGGATTACAAGTATTAGGGGAGCATCTCGGTATTCATGTAAATGAAATGGTAGCGATTGGAGATAGTTTAGAAGATCTTGAAGTGATTGAACATGTAGGCCTAGGGGTAGCGATGGGAAATGCACCTCTTCCGCTCAAACAAGCAGCAGACTGGATTACGCGTTCTAATAATGAAAATGGTGTGCAGTACATGATTAAAGAGCATTTCCGTAAACAATTCCCACTTCCGTTTTTAAAAAATCATACGCAAATGCCAAAACGGTGAGAAAAGAAGAAATATCGTTAATAGTTTTAACCTTGCTATTTACAGGCAGTAAGACTTCTATCTTAAAGTTCAGAGAGGAACAAGGAAGGTAGGTGGGAACGCATAATCAGTGGGCACCTTGCAAAAAATAAAATGGATTTCATCAAAATGTGAAGTATAGGAGTCTATCACCTGTATATAACAGGTGATAGACTCCTTTTTCTTATGAAATGGTCTTTTTCAGTGGTGTCTGTCTATGAATAAAGTTTCTTTTTTTAGCCATACAAATTTCGTGAAAAATTCCCAAATTAAGCCTGACATTTCCATAATATTCATTTATAATAGGGAAGTTGTGGGGTGATGGCTCCTTATTATGAGTTTTAGGATTTATTTTCCAGTTCAGTTAGTTTAATATCTTTTTTCTTGTAGAAGTTTTTGGAATATCTTATCCCAATGGCAATAAAAGGGGGGATTTTATGAACTCAAAAAAATGGTTTGTACTATTTTTAGTCTTTGTTGTTATTATGTCACAAAGTTTCATGCCAATCACTGCAAAGGCACAAGAATTAAATTCAGTGGGATTTGTAGATAGTATCGAGTTTGAGAGCACAGATTTATATTATGGACAAAGAACGAAAATCACTGTGAAATTTAGTGAAAAAGATAATTATGATTTACAGCCTGGAGATGTATTAACATTAACCTTACCTCAAGAACTAAAAGGATTTAATAAAAAAGTCGCATTAGATGATTATGGTGTTTGTGAAATATCATCAGGCATTGCGCAGTGTACATTTAATGAAAAGGTAAGTACGCATACAAATATAAGAGGGAAATTTGGTATTGATATTCAAGTTACAAATGTAGAAGTAGATCAGAAGAAAGAAATACAAACTAACTTAGGAACACTTTTAGAAATGAAAACCATAACTATTACAGGTCCAAGTAGCGGTGGTGGTAATGGTGATGGTGAAGAGCAAAAAGGACCATTTTCTTACAAAGGAGGTTATATAGATCCAGATAATACCCATGAAGTTCAGTGGTATTTGATGGTCAATTATAATAAGGATACTTTAAATAAAGATATTACGATAACTGATAGCTTACAAGGTGGTCAAAAATTAAAGAAGGATCATTTTTATATAGTGGTTGAAAACAGTGCAGAATATAGAGGTCTTACATTAAAAGATTTTGAGAGCCAAGGATATGGAACAATAAAATTTGTGAATGATTCAACTTTCAATATTACTTTTAATAAAAAGAAAGCTAGTGCTACTAGATTTTCAATTATGTATAACGTAGATATAACTGAAGAAGGAGAGAAACTTCAATATCTAAAAAATAAGTATACTATTAAATATGAGATAGAAAATCATAGACCGGTGTCTATGTCAGAAGTTGAACAAATTGAAAATATTACACTATATGGTGAGGCTGAAGGGGATAGACAGGAAAAAGATAAAGAGAAACCACAAGTGGAAGGCATGGGTGAAGAGAAAGAAACCGAAGAGACATGGGAAACAACAGATGAATTAAAAGAAGAGCACCCAAAACCGGAAACAGCGAAAGAATTGGAAGAAGAGGAAGAAGAGAAATTACAGGATCCAAAAGTAGAGAAACCACAAGTGGAAGGCATGGGTGAAGAGAAAGAAACCGAAGAGACATGGGAAACAACAGATGAATTAAAAGAAGAGCACCCAAAACCGGAAACAGCGAAAGAATTGGAAGAAGAGGAAGAAGAGAAATTACAGGATCCAAAAGTAGAGAAACCACAAGTGGAAGGTATGGGTGAAGAGAAAGAAACCGAAGAGACATGGGAAACAACGGACGAGTTAAAAGAAGAGCACCCAAAACCGGAAACAGCGAAAGAAGTGGAAGAAGAGAAATTACAGGATCCAAAAGTAGAGAAACCACAAGTAGAAGGTATGGGTGAAGAGAAAGAAACGGAAGAAACATGGGAAACAACGGATGAGTTAAAAGAAGAGCACCCAGAGCTGGAAACAGCGAAAGAAGTGGAAGAAGAGAAATTACAGGATCCAAAAGTAGAGAAACCACAAGTAGAAGGTATGGGTGAAGAGAAAGAAACGGAAGAAACATGGGAAACAACGGACGAGTTAAAAGAAGAGCACCCAGAACCGGAAACAGCGAAAGAAGTGGAAGAAGAGAAATTACAGGATCCAAAAGTAGAGAAACCACAAGTAGAAGGCGTGGGTGAAGAGAAAGAAACTGAGAAAACAACGGATGAATTAAAAGAAGAGCACCCAGAACCGGAAACAGCGAAAGAAGTGGAAGAAGAGAGATTACAGGATCCAAAAGTAGAGAAACCACAAGTAGAAGGTATGGGTGAAGAGAAAGAAACGGAAGAAACATGGGAAACAACGGATGAATTAGAAGGGCAACCACAGCCAGAAGAAACAAGTCGGTTTGGAAAACATCAAGTACAAGCGAAATCCGAAGTACATGGATCATCAAAAGGTGGCGGAAAACAATTGCCACAGACGGGTGGTCATATGTCATATGGAGGACATGTAGGTGGAGTGTTGTTTGTGCTAGGACTACTAATGTTAGTAGTGAATAAAAGAAAATATAACTAGATTGATTTAAACGGACTATTATAGGCATATAATAGTCCGTTTTTTAGTTAAGTTAAGCATTTATGAGTTACATAAAATGGTGATTTAATGGGAAGAGAAAAAGAGGGGATGCAATACATGGTTTACATAAAAAAGTAGTAAAATCTTCTATATTGACCTAAAAACGCCCTTCAAGTAAACTAAAGAGAGTTTACAAATGAAAAGGTGATAAGGGTTGTTAATTTCAATTAAAACGTTACAAGATGATCGTTTTTTACGTCCGCTACAACATATTAGTGGCTTGTTTTTTGAGGAGAGTACGATAGGGTTTGAGAAAGAAGGGGCAAATCTTATTGTTGATATACAAATTGAAGGAAATGTAATGGCTTCTGCCTGTTTAACAGACGTTGTGACAGGAAATGTATATAAGCAAACATTTTCTAAAGATTTATCTTCTTATGGAGTAGAAAAAGAACGTATGAAACAAGTGAAGCATGTTGTTTCCTATGTGTATCTTTCAGTTTTACAGCAACTAACTGGAATAAAACAGAGCTGGGGAATTTTAACAGGGGTACGTCCAACAAAACTTCTTCATAAAATGCTACAAAGTGGTATGTCAAAAGAAGAGGCGCATAAAGAACTTCGTGATAGTTATTTAATTGATGAAGAAAAGATTAAATTATTGCAGCGCATCGTCGATTGTCAATTATCAGTTATTCCTGATTTATATCGCTTAAAGGAAGAAGTAAGTATTTATATCGGTATTCCGTTTTGTCCAACGAAATGTGCGTATTGTACGTTCCCGGCTTATGCGATTAACGGGCGCCAAGGCTCTGTTGATTCATTCTTAGGCGGTTTGCATTATGAAATTCGTGAAATTGGTGCGTTCTTAAAGGAAAAGGGAATTAAAGTTACGACGATTTATTACGGCGGTGGTACACCGACAAGTATTACAGCAGAAGAGATGGATATGTTGTATGAACAAATGTATGAATCCTTTCCAAATGTGGAAAATGTGCGTGAAGTAACGGTTGAGGCAGGGCGTCCAGATACCATTACACCAGAAAAACTAGAAGTATTAAATAAATGGAATATTGACCGTATTAGCATTAATCCGCAGTCGTACCATCAAGAAACGTTAAAGGCGATTGGGCGCCATCATACAGTAGAAGAGACAATTGAGAAGTATCATTTAGCACGTAAAATGGGAATGAACAATATTAATATGGACTTAATTATTGGTCTTCCAGGTGAAGGGTTAGAAATCTTTCAGCATACGTTAGCTGAAACGGAAAAGTTAATGCCAGAATCATTAACTGTGCACACACTATCATTTAAACGTGCTTCTGAAATGACGCAAAATAAGCGCAAATATAAAGTTGCTGGTCGCGAAGAAATTACTGCGATGATGCATGAAGCAGAAGAGTGGACGAAAAAACATAATTACGTACCATACTACTTATATCGTCAAAAAAATATTTTAGGCAACTTAGAGAATGTAGGGTATGCGATGCCAACGCAAGAGAGCCTCTATAATATTGTAATTATGGAAGAAGTGCAGTCTATTATTGGTCTTGGTTGCGGTGCATCAAGTAAATTTGTTCATCCGAAAACAGGAGCCATTACGTATTTTGCCAATCCGAAAGATCCAAAGTCATACAATGATGGCTATGTAAAATATACAGAAGATAAGCTAAAGATTTTAGAAGAACTATTTTGTTAAACGAAAATAAGTCTGTCCTTTTGGATAGGCTCTTTTTTTGGTAGTGATGAGGTGGCGAATTTTGTCGTCTGATCGATATTTCGTGTCGAATCGCCGATATTTTTCATTTTGCGCTGATATTTCGTGCTCAATCGCCGATAAAAGTGCTACTTGCGCCGATATAATTTCATATATCGAGACCGCTTCTGTGATGATGTATGTTTTATTTCGCTATTTTAGGGCAATAACAGCCCGAGTGGTGATCATGTCGAGAAACATCAGAAAAAGAAAGTAAAAATGTGAAGGAAATGTCTATCTATACACGAAATGATAAATTTATGAAAGTATAAAGGGGGCATATTTTGGCATGTATATGACGATTGGGAGAATTTTTGATTTAACAGTTGGTAAGTATCCAAATAAAGAAGCATTGGTAGAACCGGCAAGAAATATTCGCTGGACATATACAGAATGGGATGAACAAGTAAATAAAACGGCGCATGCTTTATTAGCTGAAGGGGTGAAAAAAGGGGATACTGTATCGGTTTATTTATATAATTGTCATGAATTTGTAAACGTTTACCTAGCTTGTTCTAAAATCGGCGCAATCTTTAATCCAATTAATTTCCGCTTAAAAGCAAAAGAAGTCGCTTATATTCTTCAAGATGCATCCTCAAAAGTTGTTGTATTTGAAAAAGCTGTTGAACAAACAGTTGCCGCTATTGAAAAAGATTTCCCAAACAGTTCTTTTTGGTATATAGAAGATGACAAACCGAATTATGCTGAGTCATATCATGAAAAAGTACAGGCTGCACCATCAACAGAAGTCGATATAGTAGTAGAAGAAATAGACTTTTGTTCTATGCTATATACAAGTGGTACAACAGGTCATCCTAAAGGCGTGTTACATCGTCATCGTGAAATTGCAGAGCATAGTATGATTTGTACATATTTCTTAAAGTATAACAGAGATAGTATCGGGCTTTCGGTAGCGCCGCTTTATCACTGCGGAGAATTAAATGCTGGCATTTTGCCGCGTATTCAAGTCGGCGGAAAAAATGTTATTTTACACCACTTCGATACAAAGACAGTATTACATTCGATAGAAACGGAAAAAATTACAACATTCTTTGCCGCGCCAACGATGTGGAATATGATGTTACAAGAGGATTTGTCACAGTATGAATTACAATCGATGAAGGTTGGGATATATGGCGGCGCGGC
The window above is part of the Bacillus cytotoxicus NVH 391-98 genome. Proteins encoded here:
- a CDS encoding coproporphyrinogen III oxidase — translated: MLISIKTLQDDRFLRPLQHISGLFFEESTIGFEKEGANLIVDIQIEGNVMASACLTDVVTGNVYKQTFSKDLSSYGVEKERMKQVKHVVSYVYLSVLQQLTGIKQSWGILTGVRPTKLLHKMLQSGMSKEEAHKELRDSYLIDEEKIKLLQRIVDCQLSVIPDLYRLKEEVSIYIGIPFCPTKCAYCTFPAYAINGRQGSVDSFLGGLHYEIREIGAFLKEKGIKVTTIYYGGGTPTSITAEEMDMLYEQMYESFPNVENVREVTVEAGRPDTITPEKLEVLNKWNIDRISINPQSYHQETLKAIGRHHTVEETIEKYHLARKMGMNNINMDLIIGLPGEGLEIFQHTLAETEKLMPESLTVHTLSFKRASEMTQNKRKYKVAGREEITAMMHEAEEWTKKHNYVPYYLYRQKNILGNLENVGYAMPTQESLYNIVIMEEVQSIIGLGCGASSKFVHPKTGAITYFANPKDPKSYNDGYVKYTEDKLKILEELFC
- a CDS encoding fatty acid--CoA ligase; its protein translation is MYMTIGRIFDLTVGKYPNKEALVEPARNIRWTYTEWDEQVNKTAHALLAEGVKKGDTVSVYLYNCHEFVNVYLACSKIGAIFNPINFRLKAKEVAYILQDASSKVVVFEKAVEQTVAAIEKDFPNSSFWYIEDDKPNYAESYHEKVQAAPSTEVDIVVEEIDFCSMLYTSGTTGHPKGVLHRHREIAEHSMICTYFLKYNRDSIGLSVAPLYHCGELNAGILPRIQVGGKNVILHHFDTKTVLHSIETEKITTFFAAPTMWNMMLQEDLSQYELQSMKVGIYGGAAMAPALVKECKERLFIDLVQIYGMTEMGPVVAFLVEEDQITKAGSAGTLCFSHEIRIVKPNEEGPSEPDDVLLPYEVGEIILRGPCMMAGYHNHDEATAKALYKGWYHSGDLGYLDRDGYLYVADRVDDMVISGGVNIYPREIEDFLHSHPGVLDVAVLGEPDELWGERVVAVIVKKDEYVTAADLEKFCKESDQLADYKRPRHYIFVDELPRNASGKLQKFILRESLKGAKK
- a CDS encoding DNA-3-methyladenine glycosylase, translated to MKAPPPFYEGDTLDVAKKLLGQKLVHIVDGVKRSGYIVEVEAYKGPDDKAAHSYGGRRTERTEIMFGAPGHAYVYLIYGMYHCFNVITAPVGIPQGVLIRALEPAEGVKEMKLARYGKMELTKTQYKNLTNGPGKLCRALNITLEERGLSLQGDKLYIELVPESQHLSSQYEIVKGPRINIDYAEEAVHYPWRFYFQNNPFISK
- a CDS encoding Cof-type HAD-IIB family hydrolase; its protein translation is MIYRLLALNIDGTLLQNNGKIPKGTREAVDFVKRKGVYVTLFTNRNFQSAHKIAKSLKLDSILVTHGGAFISATLDKPFMQKRLSEEKTFNIVQVLEHFECNIRISHERFSIGNRERNTPNLIARTVLSSADPLFYPVQFVDSLGDALRDHPVAAPKIDVIFHSQGEKERAFKTLQKAFADIEYVECDTRRLEILPSHVSKLSGLQVLGEHLGIHVNEMVAIGDSLEDLEVIEHVGLGVAMGNAPLPLKQAADWITRSNNENGVQYMIKEHFRKQFPLPFLKNHTQMPKR
- a CDS encoding collagen binding domain-containing protein; protein product: MNSKKWFVLFLVFVVIMSQSFMPITAKAQELNSVGFVDSIEFESTDLYYGQRTKITVKFSEKDNYDLQPGDVLTLTLPQELKGFNKKVALDDYGVCEISSGIAQCTFNEKVSTHTNIRGKFGIDIQVTNVEVDQKKEIQTNLGTLLEMKTITITGPSSGGGNGDGEEQKGPFSYKGGYIDPDNTHEVQWYLMVNYNKDTLNKDITITDSLQGGQKLKKDHFYIVVENSAEYRGLTLKDFESQGYGTIKFVNDSTFNITFNKKKASATRFSIMYNVDITEEGEKLQYLKNKYTIKYEIENHRPVSMSEVEQIENITLYGEAEGDRQEKDKEKPQVEGMGEEKETEETWETTDELKEEHPKPETAKELEEEEEEKLQDPKVEKPQVEGMGEEKETEETWETTDELKEEHPKPETAKELEEEEEEKLQDPKVEKPQVEGMGEEKETEETWETTDELKEEHPKPETAKEVEEEKLQDPKVEKPQVEGMGEEKETEETWETTDELKEEHPELETAKEVEEEKLQDPKVEKPQVEGMGEEKETEETWETTDELKEEHPEPETAKEVEEEKLQDPKVEKPQVEGVGEEKETEKTTDELKEEHPEPETAKEVEEERLQDPKVEKPQVEGMGEEKETEETWETTDELEGQPQPEETSRFGKHQVQAKSEVHGSSKGGGKQLPQTGGHMSYGGHVGGVLFVLGLLMLVVNKRKYN